One window of Streptococcus troglodytae genomic DNA carries:
- a CDS encoding ABC transporter substrate-binding protein: MIKSSTPKCLRLGLVLFIISVSLAACSKSSTSTSENYNASEKDSYVLKISENSDLCGAPQQIAIEKGFFDDLGLKYKVIKIGQDTSNLDALNAGKIDASNSLMASIIQPLTNGAKLKITTGLHTGCLQVLTKDGKIKSAADLKGKKIGVTAVAGSPAIFAKRVLAKSGLKVSDEKGDVSFVTYQSDQLGQVLDKGEVDAIALGDPDTEVLKKQYGFKTLANSSTDKGFKNEYCCVAYVSNDIAKKHPAVAAKYTLAMQKAADWIQKHKEEMVDIQLNKNYVAGSKDSNLTSLKSYTFKPSYSGAYDSFDTVASDLLKIGILSNDVDLKALRTNSFLKVKSVK, from the coding sequence ATGATAAAATCATCAACCCCAAAATGTCTCAGACTTGGACTTGTTTTATTCATCATATCAGTGAGCTTGGCAGCCTGTTCAAAGTCCTCTACTTCGACATCTGAAAATTATAATGCTTCTGAAAAAGATTCTTACGTCCTAAAAATTTCTGAAAACTCTGATCTTTGCGGTGCTCCCCAACAGATAGCTATTGAAAAAGGCTTTTTTGATGATTTAGGATTGAAATACAAGGTTATTAAAATCGGACAAGATACTTCTAATCTTGATGCTTTAAATGCCGGTAAGATTGATGCCTCTAACTCTTTGATGGCAAGTATTATCCAGCCTCTAACTAATGGTGCTAAACTTAAAATCACAACCGGCCTGCATACCGGCTGTCTGCAGGTATTAACAAAGGACGGCAAAATCAAGTCTGCTGCTGATCTAAAAGGTAAAAAAATCGGGGTGACTGCTGTTGCGGGTAGTCCTGCTATCTTTGCTAAACGTGTTCTGGCAAAATCTGGTTTAAAAGTCTCTGATGAGAAAGGCGATGTCAGTTTTGTTACTTACCAAAGCGATCAGTTAGGGCAGGTTCTGGACAAAGGCGAAGTTGATGCCATTGCCCTCGGCGATCCGGACACTGAAGTTCTTAAAAAACAATACGGCTTTAAAACATTGGCTAATTCATCAACTGACAAAGGATTCAAAAACGAATATTGCTGTGTCGCTTATGTATCAAACGATATAGCCAAAAAACATCCGGCTGTCGCAGCCAAATATACGCTAGCTATGCAAAAAGCAGCTGACTGGATACAAAAACACAAAGAAGAAATGGTTGATATTCAACTAAATAAAAACTATGTTGCTGGTAGTAAAGACAGCAATCTTACCAGTCTAAAGAGCTATACTTTTAAACCGAGCTATTCAGGTGCTTATGACAGTTTCGATACTGTAGCCAGCGACTTGCTAAAAATTGGCATTTTATCTAATGATGTTGATCTAAAAGCTTTAAGAACCAATTCCTTCTTAAAAGTGAAAAGTGTTAAATAA